In a genomic window of Methanolacinia paynteri:
- a CDS encoding baseplate J/gp47 family protein, with protein MTDYGVISTGFRTKTYDEVLETMIENAGQIFGYDMDLSNNTILGQKLRSTAVEIATLWQELEGAYYSAFISQAEGQSLDRIVALVGIKRNTALKASGIVTFSVNEAIETDVKIPSRTIVGTADESILFETQEDVILYAGETSVDVPVVAREAGSDGNVSGGTIKKLVTSMSEIDSITNSSAITGGGDAETDAKLRIRAMTMKPAAKGTVAALESALLALDGVMDVNVVEDTNSHSVDIAIAGGDSGEISSVIEETRPCGIPVTWDYATGISIDVTVTVVRISSATEAAVQAQVADAVSNWLYEKEIGEDLSYYKLLLAISGCSYVSNISSLSITDGTNIADTVGEILPVEEDKRVGEGIITVNVV; from the coding sequence ATGACTGATTATGGTGTAATTTCCACGGGATTCAGGACGAAAACATATGATGAAGTCCTTGAAACGATGATTGAGAATGCCGGACAGATCTTCGGCTATGACATGGACCTGTCCAATAATACGATTCTCGGCCAGAAACTCAGGTCGACGGCCGTGGAGATCGCGACCCTCTGGCAGGAGCTGGAAGGTGCATATTATTCCGCTTTCATATCCCAGGCGGAGGGCCAGAGCCTCGACCGCATTGTGGCCCTTGTCGGGATTAAGAGGAACACGGCGTTAAAAGCGTCAGGGATTGTAACTTTCTCGGTCAATGAAGCCATTGAAACGGATGTCAAAATCCCGTCGAGAACGATTGTCGGAACGGCGGATGAATCGATCCTTTTCGAGACCCAGGAGGACGTAATTCTTTATGCAGGCGAGACATCGGTTGATGTTCCGGTCGTTGCACGGGAGGCGGGATCTGACGGGAACGTGTCGGGCGGAACCATAAAGAAGCTTGTTACTTCGATGTCGGAGATCGATTCGATCACGAATTCATCAGCAATTACCGGCGGCGGAGATGCCGAGACGGACGCGAAGCTGAGGATCAGGGCGATGACCATGAAACCGGCTGCAAAGGGAACTGTCGCGGCACTGGAATCCGCCCTTCTCGCCCTCGACGGTGTCATGGATGTTAATGTCGTCGAGGATACGAATTCGCACTCGGTCGATATCGCCATCGCGGGGGGAGATTCGGGGGAGATCTCGTCTGTCATCGAAGAGACACGGCCTTGCGGTATCCCGGTGACATGGGATTACGCGACAGGAATTTCAATCGACGTAACCGTGACGGTAGTCAGGATAAGCAGTGCGACGGAGGCCGCCGTCCAGGCACAGGTTGCGGATGCGGTCTCGAACTGGCTCTATGAAAAAGAGATCGGAGAGGACCTCTCGTACTACAAACTCCTCCTGGCAATCTCCGGGTGCAGCTATGTATCGAATATCTCCTCGTTGTCGATCACCGACGGTACAAATATCGCCGATACGGTAGGAGAGATTCTCCCGGTTGAAGAGGATAAGAGAGTCGGTGAGGGTATAATCACGGTGAATGTCGTATGA
- a CDS encoding phage tail protein — translation MTGRAFSVLRRLSSAFRQDTESNNYKLVKINADELDEIDAVIDDIIQAHNLEHSSGQSLDFLAELLELERNERSDDDFRALIAATAVFRKSNGTIADIKNVISLITGVPAGDIIVHEVGDNSFSIELKSINRNAFSLTIFNENVDKTRAAGVKYLAEDLVMILNDLWEVHRTREGGLIYIRTSSFQYGLSTFGEALYGDPCENHLVSPGTVTLF, via the coding sequence ATGACCGGCAGGGCGTTTTCAGTTTTACGGAGATTGTCCTCGGCTTTCCGGCAGGATACCGAAAGCAACAACTACAAACTCGTAAAGATCAATGCAGACGAGCTGGACGAGATCGATGCGGTTATCGACGACATTATCCAGGCCCACAACCTGGAGCATTCGTCCGGGCAGAGCCTTGATTTTCTGGCCGAACTTCTCGAACTTGAACGGAACGAACGATCGGATGACGATTTCAGGGCATTGATCGCAGCAACGGCGGTGTTCAGGAAATCCAACGGAACGATAGCCGATATCAAAAACGTGATCTCCCTGATAACCGGTGTTCCGGCCGGTGATATCATCGTGCATGAGGTCGGAGACAACTCGTTTTCGATTGAGCTGAAGAGTATCAACCGGAATGCCTTCAGCCTGACGATCTTCAATGAAAATGTCGATAAAACCAGGGCTGCAGGAGTGAAGTATCTCGCTGAAGATCTCGTGATGATCCTAAATGACCTTTGGGAAGTTCACAGGACCAGGGAAGGCGGGCTGATCTATATCCGCACATCTTCTTTCCAGTACGGCCTTTCGACATTTGGTGAAGCTCTCTATGGTGATCCGTGCGAGAACCATCTCGTCTCTCCGGGGACTGTGACATTATTCTAA
- a CDS encoding potassium channel family protein — protein MKEEKTKEKVNSDDFNFEGAILYSFGSPLPKDEDIIQTDGDINFNKIKVIEGVWFKKAKIDGNALFTNAKIGGFAWFESAEIGRNIDFTYANVGKDAFFADAKIGGSVFFTYAKVDGDVLVPYAKINEDASFYKAEIGGELSFHKSKIDGSALFRGASLSGDADYILTHVKGIVDFRDAKFSSPKAQENACRLAKNQCIKFGDNHEADNYFYREMEGKRKQKLEIFRWPEYVLAQLIFGYGVKPLRTFCIWFLFIFTFAIIYFSYQTLDPGSEFIEYFYFSTTTAMTPGFGGYKISPAWQGLALVEAFFGTFMWAAFITIFARKYMR, from the coding sequence GAAAAAACGAAGGAAAAGGTGAACTCTGACGATTTCAATTTCGAGGGTGCGATACTGTATTCTTTTGGATCACCTCTTCCGAAAGATGAAGACATCATTCAGACAGACGGAGATATTAATTTCAATAAAATAAAGGTCATTGAGGGCGTTTGGTTTAAAAAAGCAAAAATTGACGGAAATGCCTTGTTTACCAATGCAAAAATTGGAGGATTTGCCTGGTTTGAAAGTGCGGAAATCGGTAGAAATATTGATTTTACATATGCGAATGTCGGCAAAGATGCCTTTTTTGCAGATGCAAAAATTGGCGGGAGTGTCTTTTTTACATATGCAAAAGTCGATGGAGACGTCTTGGTTCCATATGCTAAAATTAATGAAGATGCCTCGTTTTACAAGGCAGAAATCGGCGGAGAGCTCTCTTTTCATAAGTCGAAAATAGACGGTAGTGCTCTATTCAGGGGTGCTTCTTTATCCGGCGATGCAGACTATATTCTTACCCATGTAAAAGGAATCGTAGATTTCAGAGATGCCAAATTTTCGTCTCCTAAAGCTCAGGAAAATGCCTGTCGATTAGCAAAAAACCAATGTATTAAATTCGGTGATAATCACGAGGCCGACAACTATTTTTATCGAGAAATGGAGGGAAAGCGAAAGCAAAAACTTGAAATTTTCAGGTGGCCGGAATATGTCCTTGCCCAATTGATATTCGGATACGGCGTGAAGCCTTTGCGAACTTTTTGTATCTGGTTTTTATTCATCTTCACTTTTGCGATAATATACTTCAGCTATCAAACGCTTGATCCGGGATCGGAATTTATCGAATATTTTTATTTCAGCACGACTACGGCAATGACACCAGGGTTCGGCGGGTACAAGATTTCTCCGGCATGGCAGGGGCTGGCACTGGTCGAGGCGTTCTTTGGAACATTTATGTGGGCCGCTTTCATCACGATCTTCGCAAGGAAGTATATGCGATAG